A single Haloplasma contractile SSD-17B DNA region contains:
- a CDS encoding NYN domain-containing protein produces the protein MRDEKRFAVLIDADNISAKYIKYILDEITNYGVATYKRIYGDWTSRGNSTWKTVLLDNSINPIQQYSYTQGKNATDAAMIIDAMDILYSENVDGFCIVSSDSDFTKLSSRLRESGMLVVGMGEKKTPKPFIASCNEFKYLDVLAETEEKSLEKEEEIPNIEKESESNKANLENTRKNDRVKKETNKQDTTDRNIKTMTDLKQIQTTIMQMMDKLDGDDQSMNIGELGSRLVKRYPDFDVRNYGYTKLSKFLKHFDFIKIDPKKKNGIWVTLKNEEIKQEIKKHPKKAKRKRRNYRKK, from the coding sequence ATGAGGGATGAAAAACGTTTTGCAGTTCTAATTGATGCCGACAATATATCAGCAAAATATATAAAGTATATACTAGATGAAATAACCAACTACGGTGTAGCTACTTATAAACGAATTTATGGTGACTGGACAAGTAGAGGAAATTCAACATGGAAGACTGTGTTACTAGATAATTCAATTAACCCAATACAACAATATAGTTATACACAAGGTAAAAATGCAACAGATGCTGCTATGATTATAGACGCAATGGATATACTGTATTCGGAGAATGTTGATGGGTTTTGCATTGTATCTAGCGATAGTGATTTCACTAAACTATCATCAAGATTAAGGGAGTCTGGTATGCTTGTTGTAGGTATGGGTGAAAAAAAGACTCCGAAGCCATTTATAGCATCATGTAACGAATTTAAGTATTTAGATGTATTAGCGGAAACAGAAGAAAAGAGTTTAGAAAAGGAAGAAGAAATACCGAATATAGAAAAGGAATCGGAATCAAATAAAGCTAACCTAGAGAACACCCGAAAAAATGATCGCGTGAAGAAGGAAACGAATAAACAAGATACCACAGACCGTAATATAAAGACAATGACTGACTTAAAACAAATCCAAACGACTATTATGCAAATGATGGATAAGCTAGATGGCGATGATCAAAGCATGAATATAGGAGAGCTAGGTAGTCGCTTGGTAAAACGATATCCTGATTTTGATGTCAGAAACTACGGATATACAAAACTGTCCAAATTCTTAAAACATTTTGATTTTATTAAAATTGATCCAAAGAAAAAGAATGGAATATGGGTGACTTTAAAAAACGAAGAGATCAAACAGGAAATTAAAAAGCATCCAAAAAAAGCTAAAAGGAAACGAAGAAATTATCGAAAGAAGTAA